Below is a window of Candidatus Methylomirabilota bacterium DNA.
CGTTCCACCTCGCGGCCCTGCTCTTCCGATGATCCTGTCGCGGAGTCCCAAGACGGCGTGGCGGGTCATCGAGGGCGAGGCGGTGATCCTCTCGCTCGACACGAAGGCCTTTCGCGGGCTCAACGCGGTCGGCAGCCGCGTGTGGGAGCTGATCGACGGCCGGCGCAGCGTGGACGAGATCGTCGAGGTGGTCGTGCGCGAGTTCGACGTCACGCGCGAGCAGGCCGCCGCAGACGTGCAGGCGTTCGTTCGCGAGCTCCTCGACAAGGGCCTCGTGACCAGCGCCGGATGAGCCGGTTCGTCGTCCTCGAGCTGGGCGCGGCGCTCGCCCCCGCCACCGAGGACGTGGTGCGCCGCGCGACGGCGCCGGTCCTCCTTCGCCTCCTGGACGTGGCGCCGC
It encodes the following:
- a CDS encoding PqqD family protein, yielding MILSRSPKTAWRVIEGEAVILSLDTKAFRGLNAVGSRVWELIDGRRSVDEIVEVVVREFDVTREQAAADVQAFVRELLDKGLVTSAG